One Phaseolus vulgaris cultivar G19833 chromosome 11, P. vulgaris v2.0, whole genome shotgun sequence genomic window carries:
- the LOC137837694 gene encoding uncharacterized protein: MVNPTRKDSSKRLNDAIWAHCTAYKAPIGMSPFRVVFGKACHLPVEIEHKAYWAIKPCNMNYDKAGEQQKLQLQELEKIRLELKLMPGKLRSRWMGPFFITHVHPHGVVELQSLTSTKTFKVNGHRLKLFHEIPQEETVEEITLQAPNYLQA, from the exons ATGGTTAACCCAACAAGGAAGGATAGTAGTAAACGTCTTAACGATGCCATTTGGGCCCATTGTACAGCCTATAAAGCACCTATTGGGATGTCTCCCTTTAGGGTCGTCTTTGGAAAAGCTTGTCATCTACCTGTGGAGATCGAGCACAAAGCTTATTGGGCAATAAAGCCATGCAACATGAATTATGACAAGGCAGGAGAGCAGCAAAAACTCCAGCTGCAAGAGCTAGAAAAGATCCGTTTGGA ATTAAAGCTTATGCCTGGAAAGTTGCGCTCAAGATGGATGGGTCCATTTTTTATCACCCATGTCCATCCTCATGGTGTTGTAGAATTGCAGAGTCTAACGTCTACAAAGACATTTAAGGTGAATGGACATCGTCTAAAGCTCTTTCATGAGATTCCTCAAGAAGAGACGGTGGAAGAGATTACCTTGCAAGCCCCCAATTACCTTCAAGCTTGA